A genome region from Phocoena sinus isolate mPhoSin1 chromosome 16, mPhoSin1.pri, whole genome shotgun sequence includes the following:
- the TIAL1 gene encoding nucleolysin TIAR isoform X3, protein MITEQPDSRRVNSSVGFSVLQHTSNDPYCFVEFYEHRDAAAALAAMNGRKILGKEVKVNWATTPSSQKKDTSNHFHVFVGDLSPEITTEDIKSAFAPFGKISDARVVKDMATGKSKGYGFVSFYNKLDAENAIVHMGGQWLGGRQIRTNWATRKPPAPKSTQENNTKQLRFEDVVNQSSPKNCTVYCGGIASGLTDQLMRQTFSPFGQIMEIRVFPEKGYSFVRFSTHESAAHAIVSVNGTTIEGHVVKCYWGKESPDMTKNFQQVDYSQWGQWSQVYGNPQQYGQYMANGWQVPPYGVYGQPWNQQGFGVDQSPSAAWMGGFGAQPPQGQAPPPVIPPPNQAGYGMASYQTQ, encoded by the exons ATGATAACAGAG CAACCCGATAGCAGAAGGGTCAACTCTTCTGTTGGATTTTCTGTTTTGCAGCATACAAGCAATGACCCATATTGCTTTGTGGAATTTTATGAACACAGAGATGCAGCTGCTGCATTAGCTGctatgaatgggagaaaaattttggGAAAG gaGGTCAAAGTAAACTGGGCAACAACACCAAGTAGCCAGAAAAAAGATACTTCCA ATCATTTCCACGTGTTTGTTGGGGATTTGAGTCCAGAAATTACAACAGAAGATATCAAATCAGCATTTGCCCCCTTTGGTAAAATATC GGATGCCCGAGTAGTTAAAGACATGGCAACTGGAAAATCCAAAGGCTATGGCtttgtatctttttataataaactg GATGCAGAAAATGCAATTGTGCATATGGGAGGTCAGTGGTTGGGTGGTCGTCAAATCAGAACCAATTGGGCCACACGTAAACCACCTGCACCTAAAAGTACACAAGAAA ATAACACTAAGCAGTTGAGATTTGAAGATGTAGTAAACCAGTCAAGCCCAAAAAATTGTACTGTGTACTGCGGAGGAATTGCTTCTGGGTTAACAG aTCAGCTTATGAGACAGACATTCTCACCATTTGGGCAAATTATGGAAATCAGAGTTTTTCCAGAGAAGGGCTATTCATTTGTCAG ATTTTCTACCCATGAAAGTGCAGCCCATGCCATTGTTTCGGTGAATGGTACTACAATTGAAGGACATGTTGTTAAATGCTATTGGGGTAAAGAATCTCCTGATATGACTAAAAACTTCCAACAG GTCGACTATAGTCAGTGGGGCCAGTGGAGCCAAGTTTATGGAAACCCACAACAGTATGGACAGTATATGGCAAATGGGTGGCAAGTACCACCTTATGGAGTATATGGGCAACCATGGAATCAACAAGGATTTGGAGTAGA tcaATCACCTTCAGCTGCTTGGATGGGTGGATTTGGTGCTCAGCCTCCCCAAGGACAAGCCCCT
- the TIAL1 gene encoding nucleolysin TIAR isoform X5: MITEHTSNDPYCFVEFYEHRDAAAALAAMNGRKILGKEVKVNWATTPSSQKKDTSNHFHVFVGDLSPEITTEDIKSAFAPFGKISDARVVKDMATGKSKGYGFVSFYNKLDAENAIVHMGGQWLGGRQIRTNWATRKPPAPKSTQENNTKQLRFEDVVNQSSPKNCTVYCGGIASGLTDQLMRQTFSPFGQIMEIRVFPEKGYSFVRFSTHESAAHAIVSVNGTTIEGHVVKCYWGKESPDMTKNFQQVDYSQWGQWSQVYGNPQQYGQYMANGWQVPPYGVYGQPWNQQGFGVDQSPSAAWMGGFGAQPPQGQAPPPVIPPPNQAGYGMASYQTQ, encoded by the exons ATGATAACAGAG CATACAAGCAATGACCCATATTGCTTTGTGGAATTTTATGAACACAGAGATGCAGCTGCTGCATTAGCTGctatgaatgggagaaaaattttggGAAAG gaGGTCAAAGTAAACTGGGCAACAACACCAAGTAGCCAGAAAAAAGATACTTCCA ATCATTTCCACGTGTTTGTTGGGGATTTGAGTCCAGAAATTACAACAGAAGATATCAAATCAGCATTTGCCCCCTTTGGTAAAATATC GGATGCCCGAGTAGTTAAAGACATGGCAACTGGAAAATCCAAAGGCTATGGCtttgtatctttttataataaactg GATGCAGAAAATGCAATTGTGCATATGGGAGGTCAGTGGTTGGGTGGTCGTCAAATCAGAACCAATTGGGCCACACGTAAACCACCTGCACCTAAAAGTACACAAGAAA ATAACACTAAGCAGTTGAGATTTGAAGATGTAGTAAACCAGTCAAGCCCAAAAAATTGTACTGTGTACTGCGGAGGAATTGCTTCTGGGTTAACAG aTCAGCTTATGAGACAGACATTCTCACCATTTGGGCAAATTATGGAAATCAGAGTTTTTCCAGAGAAGGGCTATTCATTTGTCAG ATTTTCTACCCATGAAAGTGCAGCCCATGCCATTGTTTCGGTGAATGGTACTACAATTGAAGGACATGTTGTTAAATGCTATTGGGGTAAAGAATCTCCTGATATGACTAAAAACTTCCAACAG GTCGACTATAGTCAGTGGGGCCAGTGGAGCCAAGTTTATGGAAACCCACAACAGTATGGACAGTATATGGCAAATGGGTGGCAAGTACCACCTTATGGAGTATATGGGCAACCATGGAATCAACAAGGATTTGGAGTAGA tcaATCACCTTCAGCTGCTTGGATGGGTGGATTTGGTGCTCAGCCTCCCCAAGGACAAGCCCCT
- the TIAL1 gene encoding nucleolysin TIAR isoform X6 has translation MNGRKILGKEVKVNWATTPSSQKKDTSNHFHVFVGDLSPEITTEDIKSAFAPFGKISDARVVKDMATGKSKGYGFVSFYNKLDAENAIVHMGGQWLGGRQIRTNWATRKPPAPKSTQENNTKQLRFEDVVNQSSPKNCTVYCGGIASGLTDQLMRQTFSPFGQIMEIRVFPEKGYSFVRFSTHESAAHAIVSVNGTTIEGHVVKCYWGKESPDMTKNFQQVDYSQWGQWSQVYGNPQQYGQYMANGWQVPPYGVYGQPWNQQGFGVDQSPSAAWMGGFGAQPPQGQAPPPVIPPPNQAGYGMASYQTQ, from the exons atgaatgggagaaaaattttggGAAAG gaGGTCAAAGTAAACTGGGCAACAACACCAAGTAGCCAGAAAAAAGATACTTCCA ATCATTTCCACGTGTTTGTTGGGGATTTGAGTCCAGAAATTACAACAGAAGATATCAAATCAGCATTTGCCCCCTTTGGTAAAATATC GGATGCCCGAGTAGTTAAAGACATGGCAACTGGAAAATCCAAAGGCTATGGCtttgtatctttttataataaactg GATGCAGAAAATGCAATTGTGCATATGGGAGGTCAGTGGTTGGGTGGTCGTCAAATCAGAACCAATTGGGCCACACGTAAACCACCTGCACCTAAAAGTACACAAGAAA ATAACACTAAGCAGTTGAGATTTGAAGATGTAGTAAACCAGTCAAGCCCAAAAAATTGTACTGTGTACTGCGGAGGAATTGCTTCTGGGTTAACAG aTCAGCTTATGAGACAGACATTCTCACCATTTGGGCAAATTATGGAAATCAGAGTTTTTCCAGAGAAGGGCTATTCATTTGTCAG ATTTTCTACCCATGAAAGTGCAGCCCATGCCATTGTTTCGGTGAATGGTACTACAATTGAAGGACATGTTGTTAAATGCTATTGGGGTAAAGAATCTCCTGATATGACTAAAAACTTCCAACAG GTCGACTATAGTCAGTGGGGCCAGTGGAGCCAAGTTTATGGAAACCCACAACAGTATGGACAGTATATGGCAAATGGGTGGCAAGTACCACCTTATGGAGTATATGGGCAACCATGGAATCAACAAGGATTTGGAGTAGA tcaATCACCTTCAGCTGCTTGGATGGGTGGATTTGGTGCTCAGCCTCCCCAAGGACAAGCCCCT
- the TIAL1 gene encoding nucleolysin TIAR isoform X1: MMEDDGQPRTLYVGNLSRDVTEVLILQLFSQIGPCKSCKMITEQPDSRRVNSSVGFSVLQHTSNDPYCFVEFYEHRDAAAALAAMNGRKILGKEVKVNWATTPSSQKKDTSNHFHVFVGDLSPEITTEDIKSAFAPFGKISDARVVKDMATGKSKGYGFVSFYNKLDAENAIVHMGGQWLGGRQIRTNWATRKPPAPKSTQENNTKQLRFEDVVNQSSPKNCTVYCGGIASGLTDQLMRQTFSPFGQIMEIRVFPEKGYSFVRFSTHESAAHAIVSVNGTTIEGHVVKCYWGKESPDMTKNFQQVDYSQWGQWSQVYGNPQQYGQYMANGWQVPPYGVYGQPWNQQGFGVDQSPSAAWMGGFGAQPPQGQAPPPVIPPPNQAGYGMASYQTQ, from the exons ATGATGGAAGACGACGGGCAGCCCCGGACTCT ATACGTAGGTAACCTCTCCAGAGATGTGACAGAAGTTCTTATTCTTCAGTTATTCAGTCAGATTGGACCCTGTAAAAGCTGTAAAATGATAACAGAG CAACCCGATAGCAGAAGGGTCAACTCTTCTGTTGGATTTTCTGTTTTGCAGCATACAAGCAATGACCCATATTGCTTTGTGGAATTTTATGAACACAGAGATGCAGCTGCTGCATTAGCTGctatgaatgggagaaaaattttggGAAAG gaGGTCAAAGTAAACTGGGCAACAACACCAAGTAGCCAGAAAAAAGATACTTCCA ATCATTTCCACGTGTTTGTTGGGGATTTGAGTCCAGAAATTACAACAGAAGATATCAAATCAGCATTTGCCCCCTTTGGTAAAATATC GGATGCCCGAGTAGTTAAAGACATGGCAACTGGAAAATCCAAAGGCTATGGCtttgtatctttttataataaactg GATGCAGAAAATGCAATTGTGCATATGGGAGGTCAGTGGTTGGGTGGTCGTCAAATCAGAACCAATTGGGCCACACGTAAACCACCTGCACCTAAAAGTACACAAGAAA ATAACACTAAGCAGTTGAGATTTGAAGATGTAGTAAACCAGTCAAGCCCAAAAAATTGTACTGTGTACTGCGGAGGAATTGCTTCTGGGTTAACAG aTCAGCTTATGAGACAGACATTCTCACCATTTGGGCAAATTATGGAAATCAGAGTTTTTCCAGAGAAGGGCTATTCATTTGTCAG ATTTTCTACCCATGAAAGTGCAGCCCATGCCATTGTTTCGGTGAATGGTACTACAATTGAAGGACATGTTGTTAAATGCTATTGGGGTAAAGAATCTCCTGATATGACTAAAAACTTCCAACAG GTCGACTATAGTCAGTGGGGCCAGTGGAGCCAAGTTTATGGAAACCCACAACAGTATGGACAGTATATGGCAAATGGGTGGCAAGTACCACCTTATGGAGTATATGGGCAACCATGGAATCAACAAGGATTTGGAGTAGA tcaATCACCTTCAGCTGCTTGGATGGGTGGATTTGGTGCTCAGCCTCCCCAAGGACAAGCCCCT
- the TIAL1 gene encoding nucleolysin TIAR isoform X2 gives MMEDDGQPRTLYVGNLSRDVTEVLILQLFSQIGPCKSCKMITEHTSNDPYCFVEFYEHRDAAAALAAMNGRKILGKEVKVNWATTPSSQKKDTSNHFHVFVGDLSPEITTEDIKSAFAPFGKISDARVVKDMATGKSKGYGFVSFYNKLDAENAIVHMGGQWLGGRQIRTNWATRKPPAPKSTQENNTKQLRFEDVVNQSSPKNCTVYCGGIASGLTDQLMRQTFSPFGQIMEIRVFPEKGYSFVRFSTHESAAHAIVSVNGTTIEGHVVKCYWGKESPDMTKNFQQVDYSQWGQWSQVYGNPQQYGQYMANGWQVPPYGVYGQPWNQQGFGVDQSPSAAWMGGFGAQPPQGQAPPPVIPPPNQAGYGMASYQTQ, from the exons ATGATGGAAGACGACGGGCAGCCCCGGACTCT ATACGTAGGTAACCTCTCCAGAGATGTGACAGAAGTTCTTATTCTTCAGTTATTCAGTCAGATTGGACCCTGTAAAAGCTGTAAAATGATAACAGAG CATACAAGCAATGACCCATATTGCTTTGTGGAATTTTATGAACACAGAGATGCAGCTGCTGCATTAGCTGctatgaatgggagaaaaattttggGAAAG gaGGTCAAAGTAAACTGGGCAACAACACCAAGTAGCCAGAAAAAAGATACTTCCA ATCATTTCCACGTGTTTGTTGGGGATTTGAGTCCAGAAATTACAACAGAAGATATCAAATCAGCATTTGCCCCCTTTGGTAAAATATC GGATGCCCGAGTAGTTAAAGACATGGCAACTGGAAAATCCAAAGGCTATGGCtttgtatctttttataataaactg GATGCAGAAAATGCAATTGTGCATATGGGAGGTCAGTGGTTGGGTGGTCGTCAAATCAGAACCAATTGGGCCACACGTAAACCACCTGCACCTAAAAGTACACAAGAAA ATAACACTAAGCAGTTGAGATTTGAAGATGTAGTAAACCAGTCAAGCCCAAAAAATTGTACTGTGTACTGCGGAGGAATTGCTTCTGGGTTAACAG aTCAGCTTATGAGACAGACATTCTCACCATTTGGGCAAATTATGGAAATCAGAGTTTTTCCAGAGAAGGGCTATTCATTTGTCAG ATTTTCTACCCATGAAAGTGCAGCCCATGCCATTGTTTCGGTGAATGGTACTACAATTGAAGGACATGTTGTTAAATGCTATTGGGGTAAAGAATCTCCTGATATGACTAAAAACTTCCAACAG GTCGACTATAGTCAGTGGGGCCAGTGGAGCCAAGTTTATGGAAACCCACAACAGTATGGACAGTATATGGCAAATGGGTGGCAAGTACCACCTTATGGAGTATATGGGCAACCATGGAATCAACAAGGATTTGGAGTAGA tcaATCACCTTCAGCTGCTTGGATGGGTGGATTTGGTGCTCAGCCTCCCCAAGGACAAGCCCCT
- the TIAL1 gene encoding nucleolysin TIAR isoform X7, giving the protein MDARVVKDMATGKSKGYGFVSFYNKLDAENAIVHMGGQWLGGRQIRTNWATRKPPAPKSTQENNTKQLRFEDVVNQSSPKNCTVYCGGIASGLTDQLMRQTFSPFGQIMEIRVFPEKGYSFVRFSTHESAAHAIVSVNGTTIEGHVVKCYWGKESPDMTKNFQQVDYSQWGQWSQVYGNPQQYGQYMANGWQVPPYGVYGQPWNQQGFGVDQSPSAAWMGGFGAQPPQGQAPPPVIPPPNQAGYGMASYQTQ; this is encoded by the exons AT GGATGCCCGAGTAGTTAAAGACATGGCAACTGGAAAATCCAAAGGCTATGGCtttgtatctttttataataaactg GATGCAGAAAATGCAATTGTGCATATGGGAGGTCAGTGGTTGGGTGGTCGTCAAATCAGAACCAATTGGGCCACACGTAAACCACCTGCACCTAAAAGTACACAAGAAA ATAACACTAAGCAGTTGAGATTTGAAGATGTAGTAAACCAGTCAAGCCCAAAAAATTGTACTGTGTACTGCGGAGGAATTGCTTCTGGGTTAACAG aTCAGCTTATGAGACAGACATTCTCACCATTTGGGCAAATTATGGAAATCAGAGTTTTTCCAGAGAAGGGCTATTCATTTGTCAG ATTTTCTACCCATGAAAGTGCAGCCCATGCCATTGTTTCGGTGAATGGTACTACAATTGAAGGACATGTTGTTAAATGCTATTGGGGTAAAGAATCTCCTGATATGACTAAAAACTTCCAACAG GTCGACTATAGTCAGTGGGGCCAGTGGAGCCAAGTTTATGGAAACCCACAACAGTATGGACAGTATATGGCAAATGGGTGGCAAGTACCACCTTATGGAGTATATGGGCAACCATGGAATCAACAAGGATTTGGAGTAGA tcaATCACCTTCAGCTGCTTGGATGGGTGGATTTGGTGCTCAGCCTCCCCAAGGACAAGCCCCT
- the TIAL1 gene encoding nucleolysin TIAR isoform X4 — MMEDDGQPRTLYVGNLSRDVTEVLILQLFSQIGPCKSCKMITEQPDSRRVNSSVGFSVLQHTSNDPYCFVEFYEHRDAAAALAAMNGRKILGKEVKVNWATTPSSQKKDTSNHFHVFVGDLSPEITTEDIKSAFAPFGKISDARVVKDMATGKSKGYGFVSFYNKLDAENAIVHMGGQWLGGRQIRTNWATRKPPAPKSTQENNTKQLRFEDVVNQSSPKNCTVYCGGIASGLTDQLMRQTFSPFGQIMEIRVFPEKGYSFVRFSTHESAAHAIVSVNGTTIEGHVVKCYWGKESPDMTKNFQQVDYSQWGQWSQVYGNPQQYGQYMANGWQVPPYGVYGQPWNQQGFGVE; from the exons ATGATGGAAGACGACGGGCAGCCCCGGACTCT ATACGTAGGTAACCTCTCCAGAGATGTGACAGAAGTTCTTATTCTTCAGTTATTCAGTCAGATTGGACCCTGTAAAAGCTGTAAAATGATAACAGAG CAACCCGATAGCAGAAGGGTCAACTCTTCTGTTGGATTTTCTGTTTTGCAGCATACAAGCAATGACCCATATTGCTTTGTGGAATTTTATGAACACAGAGATGCAGCTGCTGCATTAGCTGctatgaatgggagaaaaattttggGAAAG gaGGTCAAAGTAAACTGGGCAACAACACCAAGTAGCCAGAAAAAAGATACTTCCA ATCATTTCCACGTGTTTGTTGGGGATTTGAGTCCAGAAATTACAACAGAAGATATCAAATCAGCATTTGCCCCCTTTGGTAAAATATC GGATGCCCGAGTAGTTAAAGACATGGCAACTGGAAAATCCAAAGGCTATGGCtttgtatctttttataataaactg GATGCAGAAAATGCAATTGTGCATATGGGAGGTCAGTGGTTGGGTGGTCGTCAAATCAGAACCAATTGGGCCACACGTAAACCACCTGCACCTAAAAGTACACAAGAAA ATAACACTAAGCAGTTGAGATTTGAAGATGTAGTAAACCAGTCAAGCCCAAAAAATTGTACTGTGTACTGCGGAGGAATTGCTTCTGGGTTAACAG aTCAGCTTATGAGACAGACATTCTCACCATTTGGGCAAATTATGGAAATCAGAGTTTTTCCAGAGAAGGGCTATTCATTTGTCAG ATTTTCTACCCATGAAAGTGCAGCCCATGCCATTGTTTCGGTGAATGGTACTACAATTGAAGGACATGTTGTTAAATGCTATTGGGGTAAAGAATCTCCTGATATGACTAAAAACTTCCAACAG GTCGACTATAGTCAGTGGGGCCAGTGGAGCCAAGTTTATGGAAACCCACAACAGTATGGACAGTATATGGCAAATGGGTGGCAAGTACCACCTTATGGAGTATATGGGCAACCATGGAATCAACAAGGATTTGGAGTAGAGTAA